The sequence below is a genomic window from Sphingomonas crusticola.
AGGGCGAGCATGGCCCGGGGCCGTTCCGGGGCGAGCGCAAGATCGCGATCGATCGCGTGCGCTACACGGCCGACGGGCTGATCGTACCGATCCGCATGACCGACGGCGACGCCGCGCCGACGCTGCCCAGGCGCTAGGCACGATGCGTCGCGGCCTTTTCGCATCGGACGGCATACGCCGGGGCGTCGCCTCGCTTTTCGCGGCGATGCTCCTGACCGTCACGACAATGGCCCATGGCGTGCCGCCCGGTGCGCCGGAAACGCCCTATATCGATCCGGCCAAGGCCTATCTGTTCGCGCACATGACCAAGGCGCATTACGGCATGCTCTATTATTCGGTCAGCCTCGACGGGCTGCACTGGCGGGCCTTGAACCACGGCCAGCCGGTCTCGACCGATTATCACGGCCATGCCTCCATCGCGCAAGGCGGCGACGGGCGTTATTATCTGGTCGGTAACAAGGGCGACGACGATCCGCTGATCCGCTTCTGGGTATCGGACGATCTGGTGCGCTGGCTGCCGTTCGCAACCTATCGGCCCGATTTGACGGACATTCCGGGACACCCCCACGCGCTGCAGCGGATCGGCGCCCCCAAGCTGTTCTTCGATAGGCGCTCGGCGCGCTTCCTGCTCACCTGGCACACGCCCAACGTGGCGGGATCCGACGCCGATCCCGAGGCCTATTGGGCCAGCCAGCGCACATTGTACGTCCTGTCGCCGGACCTGAAACGCTTCGACGGGGCGCCGCGCCGCCTGTTTCCCTGGAACATGGCGACGATCGATACGATCGTGCAGCCCAACGACGGCGCGCGCGGCTATTGCGCGATCGTCAAGGACGAGCGCTACCCGTCTTATGATTGGGTCACGGGCAAGACGATCCGGATGAGCTGCGCGCCGGCATTGACCGGGCCCTACCCGCCGCCGGGACCACCGCTCAGCCCCAACTTCCGCGAGGCGCCGACGCTGATCCGTTCGCCCGACGATCGCAGCTGGCTG
It includes:
- a CDS encoding glycosyl hydrolase family 43; this encodes MLLTVTTMAHGVPPGAPETPYIDPAKAYLFAHMTKAHYGMLYYSVSLDGLHWRALNHGQPVSTDYHGHASIAQGGDGRYYLVGNKGDDDPLIRFWVSDDLVRWLPFATYRPDLTDIPGHPHALQRIGAPKLFFDRRSARFLLTWHTPNVAGSDADPEAYWASQRTLYVLSPDLKRFDGAPRRLFPWNMATIDTIVQPNDGARGYCAIVKDERYPSYDWVTGKTIRMSCAPALTGPYPPPGPPLSPNFREAPTLIRSPDDRSWLLYYEQYAGTSYGLSTAPRLAGPWYQVSGNSGVPAWNRYEMVPGARHGSMLAISRREYDVLVKVFGADGD